The sequence aTAAGtgtctcttcttcttgttcctccctctttttctcctttatttttttctttctttttgatgctGTATCTTGTCTCCTGTCTTTGCTGTGCCTTGCTCCTGTGTGTGTCAGTAAGCAAAGTGGTTTACTAgctcaaaaaaaacaaaaaacaaacctttgCCAAAGTTGATGGGAAAGTTAAGGTAGAGTTCTTTTCTAGGTTTTATTTATACTATATATTTGCATACAGTACTTTACATGCCAATTACAGTGcaatcttcatttatttattgtttaaagaTTAAGAGACAAGTGTAGTTATATACTAATTTTTTCTtgtagcatgttttttttttttcttttaagatttttttaatggatgTATGTTAGATTGTATGATTAAGGCCAGCATTCCTTATCTCAGTAACCCTTTAAGTATTTCTCTTACAGCTGTTGGGAACCTGTAGCTTATCAGTCCATGCATTGCAATCATCATTGCTGTTTCAAACATGTAACCAAATGTATTTAGTTGTGTTCATCTCCTGTTTCGGCCGTGCACAGGCGAGCAGTTCTTGTAACGCTTAGAAAGACATGTAGCAAGCCAGGCCTTAGGGTCAGTTCAAGTCCTCTGTATTGGGATAAATGTTTCTgcctttggcttttttttttttcctaaatagTGTTATAATGAAGCTTCTGATAccgttttattttttactgttttaatgcCAAAGTGCAGGCTTTTTGTGTCCACTAGATGTTTGCAGTTGTCTAAAAGGTTCTGTGATGTTCTTCTGTAACGACACAGCATTacgattattattattactctttcaaaaggaaaaaacaaaaaaacattaacttgaTCTGTGATTATGCTTCCTTTCAtattatcttttattattttattttgtaaagcaaaatgtgCCATTTTTAAATGCGTAGCCCCTTTTGGAGGAGAGTTTTAAACACAAACTGATTTCACACTGAAAGAtaaagaaggcaaaaaaaagttaaaaaaaaaaaaatacaatcatACAATGACTTCCGGCGGATGTCGACCATAATATTCCTTCTTCAGGCTAGTGCTGGTATAGCAATAGTGATTGTTTTGTATCCCGTATTTTGCTATGAGATGATATACAGAGATATCTATAGAGCTATAGAAAGAGATGGTAAATGCATTATGACTAACAGATTTGaagcacttttttgtttttatgccgaGCATTAGACGTGATGAGGTAATGAGTGCGAGGAGAAGGATCCTTTGCTCCACCAAACACTACTGCCAATGATTACTGTTACATTATTGGCATTATTCTGTCATTGGCATCACTGTGACGCTGGCATTACTAGAGTGTGTTTCTGTGCTACCCAGATGGCACCCTGCGCCCTGCAGAATGCAAAAACAGCACCAAGGAAACTACAGTTTATAGGGGTACGGTGCCTTTGCCAGATGTGCTTATTGTGTGTCTACTTAGCCTGTTGCATTGTAATTGGCTGGTGGCATGTAACGTGTCCTGTCCTTTAATCCACAGATGTTATGTTGCCCAAACTCAACCCCTATTATCACCCTCTCTTCAAGCCTTAATGCCCAAATGGGAAAGCAGaggttttttttgtcattgtcagGCCAGTTATATTCGTGTTAAATAATCTGAAGTTAACCGAGTGTTAACTGAGAGGCTTTGTGTTTGTGGGCTGGGTACTCTccctatcttttttttttttttttttttttttgtgtgtgtgtgtgtgtgatttttaaaCAATCCCACTCATAAAACCACCAGCCCTGCAGGTCCTGCACATTTGGTGGCCACgtcaaaaaaaaagagacaatgtTTTGCCCGGCAGCCCCACGTCTGTGCCTTCTGATCAGTTTCATTTCTTTCAATTGTTtcgtttctttgtttttttgtattttttttttttcaatgtacATTTTACAGTAAGTAGAGATTTTTTCTGAGAGATTGGCGATTTGACAAACGTGCAAGAGCCTCATAggtttttaactattttttaagcaagacaaataaaaacaaaacatatttttaccTCACGATTTAAAAGTGAACATTCCAATGTTGTCATGGTCTACGatttgacaaaaataataaaaaaaagaaattcatgcATTTCTTCTTGTATTGTAAATGTTAGACAATTTCATATGCATTATATAAAAGAAACTGCCATATCAATTTTAATGTATAGATTTTTGCAAATACTACCCTATGTATGTAAGACGTAACTGTATCGGTAgcgtatatataatatatttatgcccaataaatgttttaatttttttctgactttgattgcaacatttttttttactgtttgtcaTTTCTCACCAAACCTTGTTGAAACATCTAAACAATTTTAATGTAGTCATGGGTTTTTGATGACTCCCATCACTTTTCTGTAGGTAAATagtgaaaaaaattatatttttatagcacCAGGATTGCCACAGTCAAAATCAGTGGACAAACACTTCACCTTACATCCACTCTTATGTTGCAGTATTGATTTTTATCATCAAGATTTAATAAGAAAATTATGATTCTCCCTTTAactgaggataaaaaaaaaccccataAATCAATATTTATGGTTTTAGTGTTGAAAATTGAATCAGTCCATTTGAGTTTTTTCAGATCAATTCCATTAAATGTCACAGATGCATTTAATACTTTTTGGCACTTGTGGATGTAGAATGAGTctaactgtgtgtttgtgaagaTTTGTCCTTTAGATTTACTTTCCTTTCGACAGCTTGAAGCCAGATAGCAATGAGAAGAGTAATCACATGTATTATTACCCCCCTGCTGTCCCTGAAGGCGACAGCACAGACGACACAACTGCACACTCAACCTAAAGCTACCAAAGAACCACAGAAATGAGTCTCTGTCTGTGGTGCATGAACAtcctttcatttaaatgtgtggAAAGGAAACAGCTTCCACTAAACCCAAGTGTCAACTGTACCCAactgtaacaaaaagaaaaaaactgtgttgTCATGAGATAAATCCTTCATCCAGATGTGAGGACCGTGATAAAACACTGACTGCACCAGGTGGCTTTGGGAACATGGATCTACTGGGGGAGGAAATATTTAGCAGAGTAAAGTCctgaaaaaaaatactacattaGTTAATGTTGAAGTAATAATATAAAACTATGTTTTTTAATCTCCTCTGATTGATAtattattatgtattacatttatccatccattcatagCAGTATTCGTTTGAGCGGTGAACAGCTATGGAATTTGAAATGTGATCTCAGACATGTAGAGTTGAGATCATGGACATCATATCATGCAGACTAAAGAAGAGGAACTATCTAATTTATTACCAGCACTAATGATAAAGTCTGCATTTCTGACACTATGTGGTGGCAATAGTTTCTATGGAACTGGCAACTTGCACATCTGGACAAGCATGATCAATTCTGAAAGGTATTTAACGGTTTTAGATCAAAGCTTGCCAGTATCAGCaagacaatataaaaaaaaaatatgacatcTATTATGACAGCATGGCTTTCAATTATAAAGACCCGCGTGCTGGACTGGACTGGTTGCAGTCCAAATCATTGAAATGCAAAATATGACAAGATCCACACCTGATGAGGAGCTATCATCCTTTATCAGACAAGATTTCTCTCCCAAAGGTGCATGAACTGGTCTCCTCAGTTCCCAGGTGTTATGGACTTTTGTTAGGGAAGAGTATATGCTACACAGTGTTAACCACGACTCTGTCCCCAACTCTTACTGagacatgtttctgtcatcataTTCAAGATGAGCccatattttttcatgaaatggtaaatattttatattttctgttgtgtttgtgagtaaaatcatgttttgtgAGAATTGCAAATGATTGCATTATTTGATTCACTTTAAACAGCTTCCCAACTTTTTCTGGAATTGTGGTTACAGAATCTAATCTACTGACTTGGGTTAAACCCTAACTTTATATAACAGGGTATAGGATGACATTAGCAAACATGTCCCTGTGGCTAAATATAGTCATATTAATACTATattaatacatattaaaaatataaatactgcaaacaagagaaaaagaaaaaagaaactagcCTTGCCTTTTAAgttgtccttttctttttacttttacaagaTTTATATCATAGACACATACATTAACCAGCAGATGcacagacattaaaaaagaCATAGTACCTTATCATTTTTTACaacttttaattattatacATTCAGTAGATCAATTAATAGTCTAGCCTGTTGCCAgtatgttcatttaaaaactgtctTTTTACAGAAATACATTCTTCATTGCAGGAGGCCATGTTTTAAACCTATTGCAGATGAGAAAATGGACTTAGTGAGTGTTAAGCCTTGCAAAGCATCTATTTACATTATCTTTACAGATTGTTCACTGGTCCTCTGAGTCCAAAAAATGACACACAGATGACAAACttttccaaatatttttttatgtttagcaTTTTGCTATCTTACACAAGGTTAAAGGCAGAAGGACTCCAAAGCAGTTTCGTTGAGCACAATTGTGACATTTGGTATGAGTTGAGCACattcaaaattatttaattttggtCAACGTTGCTAtttactgaatattttacaTCAGACACAGCGAATTATCAGAAAGGATAAGTCAtacagtgtgtttaaaaaaaaagtgaggaaCACGCTTGTTGTGGTTAAGCACACTGACTTCTGTTAATAACACATCCATGTTCTGAGTGCCAAGTGACTTACCAGAAGCATACTATTCCTATTTAGCTgtgaaaaaatgtttcagtACTGAATTTTAAGGTGAGTGCCATTTACCTGATGACATCAATAATAAATCAAGAACGTTTCAAGAATGAACAGATCCCAAGATGCGGAGACAATTAGGGGTTTCATCACTGAAGTGGTGATTTATATGgtaaaacttttttattgtaTCTCCTAAAGTGTTGTGCATTTTGGTGAAATTGGACTATACTTAATTTGACTTATATtgaacttttttactttttctgaacagtgccctgagatgacgttTGCTGTGAACTAGATCTATACAGTAAACCTAAATGGAAATCAAGGAAATCAACTGAACTGAAATTCCAATTTTTAATGCACTGGATAATGAGAACTGACCTTTAcaaaaataatgatgataataagtGACACTCTATCAGAGGCACCTTATTTTGATACTGACATTAACTTGGTATAGTGAGCGAGATGGCCTCAAATTGGATGGTGTGTATTTAACACATAACTATAGCGGCTAAAAGCAATGActgatacatttttaaaacgTTGTAAACTCCCGGTCACTACAAAAACCGCTGCTGTCCTCCAGTCCCAGTGACCCCTGTTGGCAGCATCACTACAgaatggaaatgttttaatacaAGTCATTGATAGgttaaaaagttgtttacaGAGACATCAATCACACCCcattacacaacacacactgtGCTAATGTATCTCtcaggcacacaaacacacacacactgcacctCTGTCCCTCCCTGAAGGAGAACAGAGCAGTGCCACAAATTCTACAGTGCTTTCTTTGTCATCCAGAATGCGAATTCAATATAAGGCAGTTGTAGATGTCTGTGATGTTTATGTACAGTAGGCCTATGCACATGAGTGCATGAGCACTTCGGAGAGGTGTGTAGGAATTTGCATCCCATCTTGTTTCTCAAATGTTACTGATTGTGTTGCATGGACAATGTATGGCACTTGCTGAAATGATGCGTGTTCATCCCTTTTGAGTCAAAATAAAGAGGAGAACTTGCATGGGtattttccctctttctttctttctttctttctttctttctttctttctttctttctttctttctttctttctttctttctttctttctttctttccttctttctttctttcttttttgcccTTGTTTTACAGAAGTGATGGCTTTCAGGTGAGTAGTCTAACAGTCAGAACTCTACAGACCGACAGTTTTGATCGACATGCAGTCAGAAGCTGGCCATGGATTCCGTCCAGCCGTTCGAACCGTCTCCCTTCACAGTGCTGGCTGTGCGGCTCCGTGACGGCTGGTTTTCGGTCAAGCCGAAGAGGCGCGCTGCTGCGCTCCGGTATTTCCAGGACATGGTGTTGTAGAGGATGGGGTTTATTGCCGCACTCAGGTAGAAGAGAACCACTGACACTAGGTTGCAGTACTCAGACAGCACAGACAGCAGTGGAGATGGTGCGTCCAAGAAGCGGAACTGCAGGTATCGACCTACGTGGAACGGTAACCAACACAGGACGAAGGCCAGCACAACCACCACTTGAGGAGAtggaacaaaataaacagaCGCATGATAAAGATCAGAACATGTTGGTGCAAAACTTTTCCTTCTATGAATGTAGgcattgaaaatattttaaaccctCATTTATATGGCAAAAAGACCGAAATAATTTATacactttgtgtattttgtgcaCCTGTGAACTTACCCAGCATCTTGATGGTCTGTCTGTTGCTTTTATCCCTGTGAGCCACACGGGAGCTCATGTTTGTCTCCCTGTGTCTCTGCCACAACCGGCGGCCTATAAGGCTGTAGAGCACAGTCAGACAAAAAACTggcatgaagaaaaaaactgagctCAGCCACACCATGGCCCCCATCAGGCCTGATTCTACAGCGTACTGCGTCATCCTACACTCCCGGGTGTCCGCAGCTTCCAAAAAGTCAGTCTCATTCATCCAAGAGTTGAAATGTTGTGGTTCCATACTGTCCCTCTCAACCCCCACTAGGACAAATACGGGGCCTGCGCTCAAAAGGGACACTGTCCAAAGGATAAAGATTAAGGCGCGCACACGCCTTTTGGTAACCAGAGCCTTTGCGCGCAACGGGAAACAGATAGCCAGGTAGCGCTCCACTGAGAGTGCAGTGATGCTCAGGATGGTGGAGTATGTGGATGACTCTGACACGAACAGGAAAAGTTTGCAGAGTGCGTCCCCAAAGCGCCAGGGCCTATACTTCCACATGCGGTAGAGATCCAGCGGCATGCAAAGGAAAATGAGTAGGTCTGATACAGCCATGCTACACAGGTACAGGTTAGTGGTAGTGCGCATGTCCCGGTACTTGCTGACCACCAGGATGGTCATGACGTTTCCAGCCACTCCAACCAGGAACAGCAGTGTGCAGGCAATGGTGATGAACGTAAGGACTGGGATTGAATAGTAATTCAGGGGAGGCAGAGAGTGATCAGCGTTATTTGTGGTGTTGTACGTCTCTTCCCAGCTGCAGTTATGGGAGAGACACTTCGAGTCATTTGGCCAAGAGGGCATGCTGTCGCCGCCCGGTTATTCGCGGGGCCGCGCCTGCCCCCGACTGCTGAAGTCACCTCTAGTCTGAGACTCCTCATTCCCCTTGGCGCTGCTATCTCCTATGTTCATCACTATCTAAGTTCTGTAGTAAATTGCAAAGCTCAGGGGAAGATGGCACGCGTGCGTAAAACCAAAATTCTTGGCAGTGTTGCATGCAAAACGTGTCTTTTCTATGAAGGGGGGATAATTCTCTAATTTATAAACTGACAGAAATCACCTCAAATTATCCGTGAAACAACATTTTTAGCCTCTAGGACAAGACTAAGGCTTTATTTATGGTttcaacatattaaaaaaaggcaTTCTGTTTTGGTCCGAAAGTACCTTACAATGCAAGGCGCTGGTGGtttaagagaaagaaaaaaagtataatttcaaacatttaaattacatACTGGATAGTTGTAAGCTACACAGCGCTTGTTAAAATATAAGTGGATTTGTTTTCcagaaaaaaaggcctacataagaaaaacactgcactgatatatttagttttttagtttaattttacttaCAATTTATCTCCTGCATTGCCGTGAGAACCAACAATAATTTAGAATCCTTTATTCGTAAAGACTTTCTAAAGAGTTCCCATCGCCACCGCCAAGTTCCCGCAGGGCAGACCAAAACAGTGGATCGGTTAAAGAACAGGTGATGGTGAGTCAGACTCGAGGTCCTGTGATGCGGCAGTAGAGATCAACATCTATCCTGGGAAAGACACCGAGGTTCAAACTCACCCGAACACAAACGGATAAACAACCACCACCGTGAAAATAAAAACCCTGTGACGGAAAGGTGTCAATTTAATAAAACTCACAAAAATGACAAAGGAGCGACGCATTGTCAAcatattcaggaaaaaaaaggcaaaacttcACAAGATTCAAGTCAAATAAATTTTAGACCGAATAAGAAATCCAGACTGATGCTCAGTTTCGAGGCTTTAGTTATGGTGCATATCCAGTGTGTGGATCCTGATTCCCAGTGCGCACAAACATCATAGCCAGGTGAAGCGGTGCTGCTCAAAGGAAGGAGGCGCGGGGGTCTGCAGTGAGCCCGACGCTGTGACACCACCTACTGGAGCAGTTAGGACAGTGATGACTTGGAGCTGACTAAAAAACAGTTTCAGCAAAGCTTTTTTAGCGAGATAGTTTTTAAGATGGCACAGTGGgaggaaaaaactgaatttattttttcagaaagtTTACTTATAGGAGACCACAGAGCAGATTCTGGAGCTGGAGGGATTATATATCCCTTCTGGACTTAGAACACCTTGGAATTCCCCAGGAGGATCTAAAGATATCTTTCAGAAAAGGGATGTCTGTGTCCTTCCTGAACAAGTTGTCTCCGTGAAATGACCTtggataaatgtttttttattcctttataaACCTGAGCCTCTCCCTCATGACTATGCTCATCATCCTATCTAAAAAGAAGTGAACCCAACCACACTCTGAAGGAAGcttatttctgtttgtctttgtgatCTCAATCTTTTGATCCCTATCAACCACTCACGACTGCATTTAAGGGCTGAGAACGTGGATTATCTGGTAAATACAAAGCTTTGCCCTTGGGCTCAGCTTTCATAACAGACTGGTGCAGCATCAACATCACAGCAGATGCTACCCCAATCCTCTCAATCTCATGTTCCATACTAGTACTACCGCTTATGGATGACACCCTGAGACACTTAAACTCCTACACTTGAGGCAGCGACTCACTCCCAACCTGGAGAAGTCAATCCAACCTTCTCCTGTTAATCAATCATGCTCTAACTGGGAAGTCCCCATTATTTGGCTGTGCCTACAAATTGTGTACTTAAATTTTATGAACTGAACATACTGATTGGTCAAGTTCAGGCGCCTAGCAACGTCCTAGAGAGGGTAATAAGCAGATCCAGTCTTGTATAACTAGGATGGGGACATCGTTGTAAACCTCGTCAGACATCATAGTCTCCATAGATGCTAAGAAGTGTAACTCACCTGTGGTTGTATGACATCCCCTGGCCCCACTTTTAAAAAAGAGGGACAACCATCCTGGTCCATGTCAACCTTGGCAGTTCAACAACATTCAGAGGCTTAAGAAACATAGGCCACACATGTGAGGCTCAGCCGCCCTTAGGTTTGTATATTCACTTCAGTAAGATCAGTCCCCAAGATCATCAAGGCTTCAGGTCCATGGCTTATGCTTCCATTATGGAAGGTATATCAATCAAGTTGAGAGACTTCTCCTGAAATGCCTGATGGGTCCCTTTGAGGCAGATTGAACAAAAAGAAAGGCTGGCTTTAAATTTCTAAATAGCTTTTGTACCATAGGTTGTAATGTCATAGGTGAAAGCTTAATAGCCAagattgacattttaaaaatgtgtttttttttgctaaagcAAAATGCCAATGTCAATACAAGTGTGTCTGGTCAAAATTTGACTTGcatcacatttctgtttttattgcactgATGTAAATCTCCTGTTTCACATATTATCTCTCTGCCCTTTGTGCTGTGTTTAACAGGAGAAACCATTATGTTTATGACCAGCGAGtcgtgctgtgtgtgtgtgtgtgttttcagggttggaaagaaaagaaataaaacgaGCAAGAGGGAGATCTGACATTAGCAGGGCACTGGACAGGACAGCTGTGCATTTAATAAGATCTTTTCATCGTATCTGGTATGTACAGTATCTGCATGTGGTCATGTATATCCAGACTATAgcatgtatgtgtgagtgtgtatgtgtgtgatgtggcCTTTTTTTCTAGTTTCTTCATAAATATTAGACATCAATACTGTTCAACGAAGTTATACTTCATAGAACTGAGCTGTTTGTGGGACAATAGGGGATGATTATAGTTGTGATGAAAGTCTTCCCTGTAACGCCATGGCTGTACTTTGGTTTGGGAagccatttttctctttctcttatGGCTTTGAGTTGAGTTTTTcatatgaaaatgaaacatcttGTTGTTTCCAGCACTTTATGTCTGTGTCTGATCTATAATTGCTTTGCTTTCTGTTCATGAATTGCATCTGCCACCTCATTGTCTCGgtccattatttctttatttttctcggCCTAGTGAATGTGTTGGAGTATGCTGTGAAGAGAAATCTTAAGGTATAATTTTATCTGAAATGGGTTTCCAAGGTGTGGTAGATTGCGGGTTAAAGTCCTTGCCATGCGAATACATGTAGAATCCATGTTGATCCATGAACCTTGCCTGATATGTGCTGCAATACTTTACTTTATCCTCTAGATGGAGAAAGAGTTCGGTTTTATTTTCCATGAGTTGAATTTGCGGCTTTGTATGTGCATTTTTGGAGTCTGCCAGACTAATGAATGGTTTAGTAGTGGAGGCTGGCTCGAAATCGGAGCTCTCTCAGTGGAAACACAGACTCTACTTTAGGTAAAGACAAAGCCTAATCAAATTCTTATTGATAATTATTTCTATTCATAAACTCTTTTGGGTGGGTATTTAAATGTTACAAACACAATccaaagttgtttgtttttttaactgtttcattgttttgttgccAAACCTGAAAGGGTTCAGTACTTATACATGTAAATGCACAAgcatacacaaaaacacatgcgGGTAGACACACAtaccaacacagaaacaaaccctGATGGTGTCTGAGTGTGAAATGGTGAGAAAATGGGTAGGACCCTGTTAGTATTTTTTCCCAGTGGACTCCTCCTACCTCACCACAAGCCCAACACTTTCTGTAACCCAATGATGAAAGCTCATGGGGAGAATCTTGTCCTGTGATTGGTCTAGAGTTTCAGAGAGCCCTCCCTTCCTGAGGAGTTGGAGAGTTCACTGTTAGTTTTTCTCAGCCACACAACTGAGTAGCAGAAAAAGGAGAGCAGAGAACTGTCTGCTACTTCCATCCACTGCTTTGTCTGCTCAGGcggagtgtatgtgtgtctcaGTTTTGTCATCCATTCAGTGAAATCAAGAGGATTGATCAGACTAGCCAACATGTGGACTGCGTGTCCACAAAAAGAGCAGGTTGGTAATGTCTCCCTCTGCCtctctgtttgtctctgtgtcagCTCTGTTCTATTTGTGTCCATggactttaaaagaaacaatCTGGGTCTCTGTGACACTTCTTGCTTTTGCTTTGTCTACTGAATTATGTGCCAAGCAAATGTTAAAAGGTATGCCTGAGTCTGCCTTTAATCTTGCTGGTCCCAGGATTTggatcttttgttgttgttgtcttgtgCATTGCAAGTATATAGATAACAGGACTTGTGTATTCATTTCTCAGCATAGTAAAAAGGGAAGTATTTGTTTAAGAGTTGTAAATATCCGTTACCAGATGGGTGTACTGATAGGTTTCTGAGTTCTTTAATAGAagatttgcacttttttttaaactaatgaaGTACTGCAACAAGTTGTGTGTTACCTGTTGCACAAGATAGCataggtgtgtgtttgtcctaCTGTTGCCGTTTCTCATGCCCTGTTGCGAAAGGCTTTTTGTGGAAGCTGGAATGTCATGGAAACGCTGGAGATATTTTCCTTGGCTGATCATCTATACGGACCCAGCGTCCCCCTGCTCTTCTGTTGTCTTTGCAATTTATACATATAATTTCGACCTCTGGCATTTTGTAATCTTTTGCACATGCAGCGAAATAGAAATGATCTCAGCACTTTCTATTGTTGTGGTGCCAGTATGGTAATACAGACTTTATTACTGTTACTCCTGCCTAAGGCTttaagtgtgtgaatgtgtaccTGGTTGATGCAGTCAATCATAAAACTGGACAGCAGCTGGAGAGATTTTGTCTGTGCCACCAAATGTTCTTTTATATCCATGCAATAGTATGATGAAATTTGCATTCatgcaatgtttttattttcccaaaAGATGTTGGAAGGATATTAAAGGTTTTTATCGTGGAAGGCAGCTTCTGAACTGTAAGTCTATTCCAGATGTGTTCTGCAAGCTCATATATTCTAGCAAAAGTGAAGTGCAAGCAAAAACTGACAAACATCAGTTTGATTTTGCAACCACTGATGCGAGTtttaaaccccccccccccccaaaaaaaaagtctaagcTTGTCCAGCTTCATTGTACATTTTGGCTCTCACACTATGATTTATTGTAATATATCACACAGTAGAGCACATATGCAGCCACAGTATGCTAACACTTTCAATGCATGAGTGTGTTTTGTGTAATAATATGGAGGAACAATCCCTTTAAGTCAAGAGCACAAAATATCCTCTACTGCTATAATCATGAGTCACTTTTGTGGTTTGTGCACAAATTCTAGATTTTGGATTTTCCAAGCTGAAATTTGACCACCCTGGTCGAGCCGAGTCAGGTTTGACAGAAACAGACAGAGGGAGCAGTTCCTTCACTCCGTCAGTACAATGATGGCCTGTGTTAGAAGCAGCAGAAACCACTCTGGCAATGATGACGAttgctttctctctttttctggcATCTACTGTATGTCTTGCTTTCTTTGCCTCTGTGACGGTCCCAATCCCCCTATCCATGGTGTGAAGGATTAGATAAT comes from Melanotaenia boesemani isolate fMelBoe1 chromosome 20, fMelBoe1.pri, whole genome shotgun sequence and encodes:
- the ghsra gene encoding growth hormone secretagogue receptor a, which translates into the protein MPSWPNDSKCLSHNCSWEETYNTTNNADHSLPPLNYYSIPVLTFITIACTLLFLVGVAGNVMTILVVSKYRDMRTTTNLYLCSMAVSDLLIFLCMPLDLYRMWKYRPWRFGDALCKLFLFVSESSTYSTILSITALSVERYLAICFPLRAKALVTKRRVRALIFILWTVSLLSAGPVFVLVGVERDSMEPQHFNSWMNETDFLEAADTRECRMTQYAVESGLMGAMVWLSSVFFFMPVFCLTVLYSLIGRRLWQRHRETNMSSRVAHRDKSNRQTIKMLVVVVLAFVLCWLPFHVGRYLQFRFLDAPSPLLSVLSEYCNLVSVVLFYLSAAINPILYNTMSWKYRSAAARLFGLTENQPSRSRTASTVKGDGSNGWTESMASF